In Rosa rugosa chromosome 4, drRosRugo1.1, whole genome shotgun sequence, the genomic stretch tccaaaaatcagaaTCTGAACTTTGTATTAAAGAACTGACACGTTGGACCAGGTTTTCTTCAAGCTGAAAATATACATACGCATTGTGGTCAGCAAAAGACTACAAAAAGATATTGCTCATCTGTATTACAACAATTCACTCACATGCTCCCAGGCAGCAAATGACATTGACACATAAACTGATAGGACCACACAACCAGGCCTTATGTAGCTCTCCATTTCAGACGGACTGTTAGAAAGCCAACTGTATACCTAAAAGAATAGAGCAACTAACATTGTCAGATACTCCAACAAAATAATTATTATAAAGCTACCGTGGCGGCAATCCAAGTAACGAAGCAAGTCAAAATAAACCAAAAACTCCTCACCTGTGTCCGCAATGTCCCTGGTAACTGACTCGGATCCTTATCAAATAGTTTAAACAGTATTCTTCCAGTACGATCCTGTTAAAGAACAATACAATCCTTAAAACCCCTTTAAAAAGTGGTAAACAGGAATTCAACACACACAGACATGAAGTAAACCAAAAGTATCTTCACCAAGAaggaaaacaaacaaacaaataaacaagaaaactaAGTACAGGTATAAAGCAATAGGTGGAAACTCCACACTACCTGAGGATCAGAATTCAAGCTAGACGGTGAATGATCAGAACTAGAAGATGTATAGCCAGCTTGGGGTGGAAAATTTTGAATGGAGGAGCTGACAGCTCCTCTATTTGGCCCTCTAAAAAGATCAAAAGGCAAGTTACTACCACCGTTCATGCTAGAGTCCAGGTTCACATTCAAATCTTTGCTTATTGAAAGTTTCTCCGACTTGACAGTGTCTGCCATACTCTTCATTGGAAACAGTGTTTGCATTACAGGAGGTGACGATGATGGAGACCTCTCCTCTGTGCGATTACTACTGTCTGAAGAGAAATACTTTCTGGAAGAAGCCAGTTTTGGTGGACTGTCATCCTCAGGTGAGGAGCTGAATAGCTGTAAAGGTAATTTGACTCGAGTCTCTTGAACCTGGCAATCTGAATCTTCTGTAGGAGACTGGTAGCTAGTACTACTTCTCTCTCCCCCAGCTGAATGAAACTCTTGAGGAGGCCTCTTCTGCAAATTAGGACCAGCTGCCTGGTCAGAGCatgttaacttagttttctcACTGTCACTACTCTGACTGCTCTTTTGAGATAACATAGCAAGTGTGTCAGAAGAAGGTGCTGCTAGAGTAGCTGAAAGAACAGTAATCAAGTCCATGGTTGACGCAGATGTTTTTCCATTCAGTTTGTTTTGAAGATCTAAAGAAAGTAGGTCTGAAGCTTTCCAATTTAAATTTCCGAGATTCGGCAACTTGGCAGCAAGGTCTACTGGCAAAGGCAATGAATTTATCTTACTAAGAATCTGAAGGAGCTGCTCTCTGTCCAGTACCGACGAGCCGTTGGTAGTTCGGACATCATTTTTCCCTACAAATTTGAGTACATAAATTTAGCATAGGATCAATATAGACATAAAACCAATAAATCAACCATAATAATATTACCCTGTGGACGAGTTATAGCAGCTAACAAGTTGACAATATCCAAATTTCCACTAGTTTTGTTATCCCCATCTCCAGGGATAGTGAGCCTTGAGGTAACATCCTCAGGCTGGGTTTTCCTTCTTCGCCTGTTATGCCCCGCAAGTCTCCTTCTGCAACTTCTCTTCCCCTCATCAAACTCTGAAAGCGGGTGAAACCTGCAATAACCAACATAGAGCAGGTAACCAACATAGATTTTCATAAGCCTTTTCATAAAGCCTTAGACTTTAGAGCAAGCACAATCCAccaaaatggaaaaataaaggtAAGGAATCCATTAATCTGAAACTCATCAAACTTCTTATAGGATACTTATAGGTAACTAAAACAATCTCTACTCAATAGATAAAAAATTTGTGTAATAGCCAATTGCAAACATATGAAATTGCGGCAGATGCTTGGATGAACAACAACCTGCTGCACTGCTGGCAGAACCTCTGCATCTGCTTAGCAACTAGGGCTTTGGTGGATTTACTGTGACTCTCACAGACTTTATGACGGCGATGATAGTCTTTGGCACTTGACAGATCCTCTTTACAATCATCAACTTGGCACATGGGGTAGCTTCCACCATTATTCCCCGGAGATCCCGACCGGACCCTCTTATTCGGCCTGGATGCCGCCGTCTCCTCCACAGAAGCCAACCCACCACCCAGATTCAGCTGAAGGcgttcatcatcatcctccaccACGGCGGTGCTCTTCACAactccagcagcagcagcagcagcagcttccTCCTTCCTCTTGGGCTCTGAATTGGAAGTACCCATCATCTCAGTGTCCAGTGGCTTGGCCACAAACCTCATACTGTCCCAGCCCCAAACGTTTGGGTTCCAGCTGTTGGTCCCGGGGTTTGCGAACCTCGGCTGCGAATTTGGGTGTTGATAGTTTGGGGTCTGGTAAGGGAGATCGCGCTTCTTCTTACCCATGGCCGCCGGCGCGTCGCAGAACCGACTCGAAAGCGATTGCCGGAGGAAAATTGGGGCAGCAACTTGGGCACCAACCTCTTCCATCGCAGATTCACAACCACACAAACAAATTCTCTACACCAAACACAATAATATCACAACTTCATTTCATTAGAAATCAGTTATGCAGGGTTCACGCAAAGATTGAGCGCTGCCGAAATGagcatttcttttcttttttttaattatttgtttgGTTTACGGTTGACAAAAATAGTGTAGCGAAAAACCCGACGAATAAAAGGCAAAGATTTCAGTCTTAAAAATTGGAAAAAATTTAGAGAAATTGAAAATTATCCAACCTTTGAGTCGAATGAATCTAGTTTATCCAATCCACATCTTCTCTAATTTCTCCCCCAAAATCTTCACTTTATGCTCCCAATGAAACAAACTGAGCTGAACCCagacataaaaaaatatatatatatccaatcGATACGAAACGCTCTTTCCTTCACCGATCTGAATCGACTCGTATGCTAATCTCAAACAGAATCTAAATTCCGAATCTTCCGACTCCTCCCAGCTCAACAGACAActacaaccaaaaaaaaaaaaaaaaacccaggaaGAAACTGCTTCTACTGAATCAGAGGGGGATCGAAGTTGATGATGAAACCAAActctggttcttcttcttcttcgtggttgttgttgttgtctcAGCAAGCCCAGACctattttacttttctttctcgtctcctctctctctctctctccgaagTCCCAAGTACcctttttttctcttccttcttcctgTCCTTACCTTCCAACAGACTTTTTCTTTCGGTGAAAGGCAGGAACCGTAAATTCAACCAACTCTGGGGTCGTTTGTGTTGCCGCCCGAGGACCAAACGAAGAATCCAAGACTCTTCCCTTCTCTcatctctccctttctctcgcCATATTTACGCCTCACTGACTCATCACATTATTTTATCGCTGAAACGGTGAATGTGGGAACTCCGTAGCCGTTAAAAATTTGACGCTCGTTCAGACGTGGAATTACGGAACTGCCCCTCGCGGGGTACGGAACGGAGGGCCGCGGACCGGGGTTGGGGGGGGAGGCGtgccatgtttttttttctacAGAGGAGACCACCACCAGATCCCAGTCGGCTTTTTTGGTACGTGATGTGAACGTTGTgaaaattagaagaaaaaaaagaagggaatgTGGATGACAATTGACAACAAAATAATATTCGCATCTCACAACGAGCTTACATCACCATTCATATTTATAAGTTATAACTTTACTTTTACTAATTTAGAAATTACTTTGCTTGATGAACAGCATAATAAGTgacttttatttttctagtaTTAGATTAGATTACAAAATGGGGTAATGGGTAGGTACGATTTTATCTTCGTTTTTTAGgaaatttgttttttatttttactttagCGAACAAGGCAACAAATCCaaatacttttttatttttagattaATTTGTTATTGTCATGCTGCTAAATCAAGAAAGAGCAATCGTGTGACATTTTATTACCAGTTTCATGTTATTATTTGATCACTAAAGTAGCTTTTCTATTCTATTGGTAGTATATAATTCTTTTGCTTCATGAAACTTGAAGTTATCttattagggaaaaaaaaaatgatagtcCCGGAAGATGGTATATATGGTGGGTGTGGGTTAATATCACATGACAAGCACTTATTGCTGATTGGTtcccttaatttaatttaatttttttctttttaacttcTGCAATAGCCCCACCCAATTAGAGTAATCTTGTTTGTTCGAACCATCACATGACAATGTCACATGATAGTCCAAAACCAATTACTCTCTcattagaaagaaagaaaaaccaaaTTTAAATTTACTTTCAATCATTACCGAAGTTAAATGGAGGCGATGATTTGGTGTCAAAAGACTTCACCAAAATTTGATTTTCCTATAATACTCATTCAAACACACTATATTGTTAATAGGTACAGGGGAGAGAATAGgtatcggggagagagaaagaggaggagaagggggggggggggggggggacctCAATATGTTAGAAAAATTGGTTCAATATTCAAACACACTTTTTTAAATTTGTTGATTCAATACTTTCTAAGGATAAAATTGTCCAAAAAATATCATCAAATaaacatcaaaaaaaaaaaaaaattttgagccTCAAAAACTACCCACTAAATCATGAAATGCATGtcataaaacttttttttcttcagttttTTCATGCACACAATGCTAGTGTATATAAAATAATGAACAacttctaatgaggaccattAAAATGAGGACTATCTAATCAACGGTTGTGACACCCacatttcgatcatattttaGTAAATCTACCGTTATATGTTTAGATATTTACgagtagatcatttctgtaaattttcaaccaaattgaaaatcgttaagagattcataattgtgatttatcatttatgaacatgaaAGATTTAGATTTGACTGATTTGGTTTGTTCATTAATTTGATCTAGTTTGATATCTTAACGATTAgtaatttggaaaaaaaatttcataaataatTTACTCATGCATACCTAAATATCTAACGGTAGATTTGTTAAAATATAATTGAAAAGTGAATCTCAcaaccgttgattagaaagtcttcATTTTAAAGATAATCGTTAGAGTCCCTCCCTATCAAATAAATATAAGTATCTCATTCCCTCCAACAGttgttgttcttcttcttctttttttcgaaGGAGCCAAATACGGCTTCCCTTTTGACCCCATTCCCTCCAACAGGTACCGTTGATAAAATTGCTCCAGTAGTGTAATtttatcttcttcatatacaggACGTCCATATTTATTAAAAATGCAGAAAatgttaatttctttttctttttggcgaataaagaaaagagaattAAACCCTGTTATTCAACCATAAAAACTATTATAATAAACACATATACCGGGATTAAACTATGAGCAAACCATGTTTCTAGTTTCTACATTTGAGCTTTGACGTCTTGGGGTTCCCTTCTAGATCCTCAACCATTCCCTAGCAAGCTGCGTAATCAAAGCATCAACTTGTTATGAACTGTGGGATTATCTGTGGCATGTTTTTAGAGGTAATGACGCATTTTTAGGATGAAACTTATCCTAATCTGTTAGTCTGATATCGATTAATTCGATCAACCAATAACAGAGTTAGAAGTACCAAGATAAATTCTCTATGTCTTGATCAATAGTATCAAAAATATCGACGCGTTGCTAATCAGCTCAAAATGACAAAGTAATGAAGGTTAAAAATCGATAGCAGAGTTGAATGTGATTAATTCATCAGCTTTGATAATTTTGATAACACAATTAttagagaaaaacaaaatggtATTGGTTACGCGCTTACATGTCAAGCAATAATTGTCCAAATTATATACGTGATTATCAATATACAATGATAACCTCGGCTGCGTATATACGATATTGGACATTGATCTCACCTCCATCAAGCTCTAGTATTCATCACTGTTtgtagttttgttttttctgttttgctgATCGACTTTATATATGCTTGTGTTGCCTCCTCGATCAAGTCCTTGCTAACACAGTTACCCTTGATGGGGTTGGTAAGTATAGACAGGACATAGAAAAGACTGGaagaaaaatcaagaaattgACCCAAGCATGCAGTACTTACGCCGCGTCGTTGTTGTCCTTGATTTGAAGTTTTACTACAGCAAGTAGGTCCTTTTTACTCGTTTGGATGGCGTCGTCGGCGTCACGTAAATGCCGCCCAAATGATCCAACTTTCACACGATAACTCAGAtagggctttttttttttttttagagaatacTCAGATAAGGCTATTGAGGGTAATTGACTGCTACTGTGtaattttctgttatttttttgggtaaatttgGTATAACGAAATGTGATATTTCTTCAGTCATCCTCTTGGTCCAAGATGcactgcttcttttttttttttttttttttttatattggaATAAAGATCAATTAATAATGACGTCATATTGGTAGCAGGAGAAATCTTATATGTACAAGGAGAGTCATGGTAGTCGATTAGTTTGTATTCATATGTACACAGTTGTTATTGTATTGAAATCCAATGATAGAGAGAATAAGGAGAATTTCAACTATCTTATTATTTTCACTGTTTGATTTGAATCC encodes the following:
- the LOC133745239 gene encoding squamosa promoter-binding-like protein 14, whose translation is MEEVGAQVAAPIFLRQSLSSRFCDAPAAMGKKKRDLPYQTPNYQHPNSQPRFANPGTNSWNPNVWGWDSMRFVAKPLDTEMMGTSNSEPKRKEEAAAAAAAGVVKSTAVVEDDDERLQLNLGGGLASVEETAASRPNKRVRSGSPGNNGGSYPMCQVDDCKEDLSSAKDYHRRHKVCESHSKSTKALVAKQMQRFCQQCSRFHPLSEFDEGKRSCRRRLAGHNRRRRKTQPEDVTSRLTIPGDGDNKTSGNLDIVNLLAAITRPQGKNDVRTTNGSSVLDREQLLQILSKINSLPLPVDLAAKLPNLGNLNWKASDLLSLDLQNKLNGKTSASTMDLITVLSATLAAPSSDTLAMLSQKSSQSSDSEKTKLTCSDQAAGPNLQKRPPQEFHSAGGERSSTSYQSPTEDSDCQVQETRVKLPLQLFSSSPEDDSPPKLASSRKYFSSDSSNRTEERSPSSSPPVMQTLFPMKSMADTVKSEKLSISKDLNVNLDSSMNGGSNLPFDLFRGPNRGAVSSSIQNFPPQAGYTSSSSDHSPSSLNSDPQDRTGRILFKLFDKDPSQLPGTLRTQVYSWLSNSPSEMESYIRPGCVVLSVYVSMSFAAWEHLEENLVQRVSSLIQSSDSDFWRSGRFLVNTGRQLASHKDGKIRLCKAWTTFSSPELISVSPLAVVGGQKTSLSIRGRNLTNLGTKIHCTYMGGYTSKEVGTTYHGTEYDEINLGSFQIHDASPGVLGRCFIEVENGFKGNSFPVIIADATICSELNLIESEFDGETKVCSAISEDENHDYGRPRSREEVLHFLNELGWLFQRKKISSMFQGSGYSLSRFKFLLTFTVERDCCTLVKTLLDILVNFDGNELSRESLGMLSDVQLLNRAVKRRCRKMIDLLINYSVISSDKRYIFPPNLAGPSGLTPLHLAASLSNSEDMIDALTNDPQEIGLNCWHSLLDGNGQSPYAYAMMRNNYSYNNLVARKLTDRRNSQVTLTIGNEIDQTHMAMELERRTSIQFRQGSRSCAKCAVAATKYTRRVPGAQGLLQRPFIHSMLAIAAVCVCVCLFLRGSPDIGSVAPFKWENLDFGTI